One window of Acidobacteriota bacterium genomic DNA carries:
- a CDS encoding shikimate kinase produces MRADKVYLVGFMGAGKTSLARELARRLDWKVEDVDDRIESHERRTVREIFAQSGETHFRMIERLVVRDLLPLRHVVVATGGGTFVDADNRAAIMADGTVFWLDVPFQVLLDRIPLDGSRPLAPNRTQMEQLYLMRLAAYVQAHVRLDGARQSVGELADVIIEWLGA; encoded by the coding sequence ATGAGAGCCGACAAGGTCTATCTGGTCGGGTTCATGGGCGCCGGCAAGACGTCACTCGCCCGCGAATTGGCACGGCGGCTCGACTGGAAGGTCGAAGATGTCGACGATCGCATCGAGTCGCACGAACGGCGCACGGTCAGGGAGATCTTCGCCCAGAGCGGTGAGACGCATTTTCGGATGATTGAGCGTCTCGTGGTCCGGGATCTCCTGCCGCTGCGCCACGTCGTGGTCGCGACTGGCGGCGGCACGTTCGTCGATGCGGACAACCGGGCGGCGATCATGGCGGACGGGACGGTCTTCTGGCTGGACGTTCCGTTTCAGGTCCTGCTCGATCGCATCCCGCTCGACGGGAGCAGGCCGCTGGCCCCCAACCGGACGCAGATGGAACAGCTCTATCTGATGCGCCTCGCCGCATACGTGCAGGCGCACGTCAGACTGGACGGCGCGCGACAGTCAGTCGGAGAGTTGGCGGATGTCATCATCGAATGGCTTGGCGCGTAG